ATATCTGTATCTGTTGTTTTTTCTGCTATTGTTTTTAATAACTGATAATTCTCTTCAGAAGTTGCCCTTAAATTTTTACAAGATTCAATACAACTATTATAAAGCTCTAGTTCACTATATTTCTTAGCTAATAAACTCAAAACTTTATTATCCCTAATGCCCCTATATGCCTCTGGAGATATTGTAGCAATTTTACCACAAATTTCTTCAGCTTTTTCTTGGTTGTTTAAAGATAAAAATCCAGAAGCTAAGACCTCCAAAGTTTTTACATCATTAACGGTTTCATATACATTAATGCCTTTCTTAATAGCATTATCACAATCTACTATAATTTGCTTCATAGTATCTGTTTTGCTTGAAGTAATAAACTCCTTTACATTTTCTAGTATAGTTGTTTTAAGAACCTCAGCGGCAGCAGTCTCAATGGCGGCGATATCGGCTGCTACTTTAAAAGGATCCGGATATAGGTTGCTATTGGAGACAGGCTTATTGGAGACAGGATTCGTGACAACAGACTCATATGGAGGCAAATCTGAAAGAAGAGAGTCACTGGCTGTAGTTTCTTCTTTAACAGATGAACCTTGACCTTGAGTTGCCTTTACCGAAGGAGGCAAATCTGAAAGAAGAGGAGCACTGGCTTTATATGGACCTTGATCGTGTAATGTCGCTAGTTGTTTAGTTTTTTCATCTTCGATTTGGGCTAGTTGTTGATTTTTTTGAGCTGCGAGTTCAGCCGTAAGTTTAGCTGTTGCGGCTTCTAGTTCAGTGTTAAATTGGGTTTCTACATTGATTACTTCAGCCTTAGCTTGAGTATTAACAAGTTTCGCACCAAGTTTTACTTTTGCCTTTTCCAGTACCTTAAGTTCTTTTTGTACTTTTTGTTGTGCCGGAGTTAAAGTAACAGTTGGAGATACCTGTGCCTTTTCCTGCGCCTCTTCCTGTTTTTGTTTAGGGGTATATTGTTCAGCAAGAGTCCCAGCTTCTGCAGCAAGAGTATTGCAGTTATTCTTGAGTATATAATCAGCACTTTTAGTATTTTCAGTATTTTTAGTAAATACAATTTTATCAGATATATTTTGCAATGCAGTTTGTAAATCTTTATACATACCACAAATAGTTTTATTACCTTCAGGAATTTGGGATGAAGAAATTTTTAATTTAAACTCATTAAAAGCTTTTATGTATGCATCTGCTTTGTTTTGTAAACTCTCAAAGGAGTCATCTTCTTCTATACAGTTTAAGTATAACTTAAATACCTTAAGACTATTGCCCTTTTCCCGTAAATACATCGTCTCATTATAAGCCTCTGTATATTTTTTATTTTTTAAATGTGATTCCACTTTTGTCCGAACAGTTTCTTGTAAATAGCTGTATAGTTCAAGATATTCATCGTTAACAATTTGTCCATTTTTCTTCATTTCTGCATATTTTTTAGCTGATGGTTCTAGTTCCAATATAAATTTATCTGTGTTAAGCCTATCTGCTGTACGCATATCTAATAAGTATTTAAGTACATCTTCCTTCTTACCTACTCGGACAGCACTAATAGCTTGACACTTGTTTAAGTCAAAAGATAGTTTTGTTTTGATCTTATCTGAAAGCGAATAGTCCTTGATAGTTTTAACTAAACTATCATATATGCTCTTACTTGATTTATATTCCGATGAATCAAGAGGCTCATTAATTTTTGTTATATTGCCATTTTCTTGAAGAAATTTAATACGACCTTCAAGGATTGTTTGTAGCCCTGTCATAAAGTCATCTGCATTAGTACTAGTATTTTTCTCCCACGCCTTTAAATATGTACTTGCGTCTTGACCTGCTCGGAAGGCAATAATGGCTTGACACTTGTTTAAGTCAGACAAAAATGCGGCTTTGTCAGCAGGGGATGAAAATTGCTTGGTGTGTGTTGCCTTGTACTTAAGTGCGTTATATTCCTTCAGGGCGTCTGAATAGTTGTCTAGAGGGGTGTTAACTATAGCTATATCACCAATCTTTTGGAGACGATTAAGCCTGTTAATCAAGCCTTCTATTTTGAATGTTATAGAATCTGAGTCTACGCTATCATTGTTCTCATTTTGGGTCTTAGACATAATATCCTCTCATATATTCATTATAATTATTATTTAGTAACAGATTTTTGCATAACTTTACTAATTGTAAGGTAATTTTGTTGTCAAAATTAAGCAAAAAATCATACTAAATATTTTATTAGTGGAAGTTCTTTGCTTAATTTTTTTTCCAAATTTCTCTTTCAATAAAGCTATACAAGGAACCTATTATTTAAATTAAGACAGATTTGTAAGTAATAATCAAGTAATATTAAACACTTTTTCTTAAAATATAGACAATAATTAGTAACTTTTCTGTAATTTATGATATTTTTGCAAAATCTAAATTATTCAAGTGATTTACAGTGTATATCAAAACTTTCTTCCACTAAGAGAAAAAGTAATTAAATTTCAATATTTTTTGTAAACTGCTTCGTTATCCTCCAGAAAATAAAAATTATAAAAAACTACAATTTTTATTGAAAATATGATAAACACTTATGTGCAGTTAATCCGATTAGCATTGTACCAAATTCACATACGTCATTGCGAGCGAACGTACGTGAGAGTGGCAATCTATGAGGCTCATCATATGGATTGCTCTTCGTCAGCTTACGATTTCCTCGCAATGACGGCTAATGATGTTGGGTAAAAGTTATATTAATACTAAACTTAAAGAGATTTTAAATGGCTTATATTATTGGTAATACAGGTAAATGGCAATATGTGATAGGCGTTGAGATACATGCCCAAATTTCTTCAAAATCCAAACTTTTCTCTGGTAGTTCTAACGAATTTGCCGCTCCCCCTAATTCACAAGTATCTTTGATTGATGCAGCAATGCCTGGAATGTTACCAATGTTAAATGAATATTGTGTTCATCAGGCAATTAAAACTGGTCTTGGACTTAATGCGAAAATTAATCTTAATTCAAGATTTGATCGTAAAAATTACTTTTATCCTGATCTACCGCAGGGTTATCAAATTTCCCAATTTTATCATCCAATTGTCCAAGAGGGCTATTTGGATATAGTAACTGAACAGAAAACAACCAAAAGAATTAGAATTAATCGTTTGCATTTAGAACAAGATGCTGGTAAGTCCATTCATGATCAATCAGCTCATTATAGCTTCATTGATTTAAACCGTTCTGGTGTAGGATTAATGGAGATTGTTACTGAGCCAGACCTTGATTCGCCGGAAGATGCAGCAGCATTTGTTCGTAAACTCAGGACTTTGTTAAGATATATAGGAAGTTGTGATGGTGATATGGAAAAAGGCTCATTACGTTGTGATGCTAATATTTCGGTTAGGCTTCCTGGGGCTCCACTTGGCACAAGGTGTGAGATCAAGAATATCAATTCGATTCGTAATATCATGCGAGCAATAGAGTTTGAAGCAAATAGGCAAGTAAATTTAATTGAAGATGGGCAGACAATAATACAGGAAACTAGATTATTTGATGGAGATACTGGGGAGACTAGAACGATGCGTCTAAAAGAAGAAGCTCATGATTATCGATATTTCCCTGACCCAGATTTATTGCCAATAGTTATATCTGAGGAGCTAATAGAACAATTAGCTCAAGAGCTACCAGAATTACCGGATGCAAAAATTCAAAGATATATGACAGAGTATAGTTTAAATGCTTATGATGCTGAAGTTTTGGTAATTGATGAACAGGTGGCAGGTTATTTTGAAGCAGCAGTTAGCTTATGTAATCCAAAGATACTTGCTAATTGGATTATTAGTGAGTTATTTGGTCAGCTTAATAAAAATTCCATTAGCTTAAGTGACTGTAAAATTACCCCAAAAATGCTTGCTCAAATGGTGAAGCTAATAGAAGATGGGGTAATTTCCGGCAAAATTGCCAAAGTAGTTTTTGAAACTATGTTTGAAACTGGACAAGAACCGGAAAAAATTATTGAAGAAAAAGACTTAGTGCAAGTGTCAGATAGTGGTATACTAACTGCTATAATTGACAGAATATTGTTGGAAAACCCGGACTCTGTTGATTCTTATAGAAGTGGTAAAGATAAATTATTTGGTTTTTTCATTGGACAGGTAATGAAAAAAACTGAAGGAAAAGCAAACCCTAACCTAGTGAATGATTTATTAAAGGAGAAATTACAATAATTAAAATATTAGGTATTGAATCAAGTTGTGATGATACTGGCGTAGCAATAGTTACCTCAGATAAAGAGATTTTATCAAATATTGTTATTTCCCAACACCAAGAGCATAAGGCTTTTCAAGGGGTGGTGCCGGAAATCGCTGCTAGGTCACATTTGCAAAATTTAGAAAAAGCAGTTAGGTATGTTTTAGATGAAACTCATCTTGAACTATCTAATATAGATGGAATCGCAGCTACTTCCGGCCCTGGCTTGATAGGTGGGGTGATAGTTGGCTCAATGTTTGGCAGAACAGTTGCTAGCGTTTTAAAAAAGCCATTTATTGCAGTTAACCATTTAGAAGGACATTTACTTACTGCCAGATTAACCAATAAGGCTGAGTATCCTTATTTATTACTGTTGGTTTCGGGAGGACATTGCCAGTTTGTTGCTGTTCAAGCGTTGGGTAAGTATAAAATTTTAGGACAAACTATCGATGATTCGGTAGGAGAATGCTTTGATAAAGTAGCTAAAATGCTGAATTTACCTTTCCCTGGGGGAGTAGAAATTGAGAGAAGAGCAAAGTTTGGCAACCCATTTAAGTATATTTTGCCAAAGCCTATTATTCATCAAGCTGGCTGTGATATGTCATTTTCAGGTTTAAAGACAGCAGTACGGATATTAATATCCAAATTACAACCTATAGGTGGTCAAGAAATTAATGATATAGCAGCCTGTTTCCAATATGTAGTTGGAGAAATCTTGTCAATAAAAATGCTTAATAGCTTTAAAATGTATGAGGAATTTATCGGTAAGTCGGCATTACTACAAAACACTTGCGTACTTGCCGGTGGAGTTGCCGCTAATACTTATTTGAAAATTATACTTAAGCATCAAGCAGAAAAACAAGGATATGTACTTTTAGTACCACCAGCACATTTATGCACCGATAATGCTGCTATGATCGCTTATGCTGGGCTAGAACGGCTGCAAAATAATCTTACTAACTCACTTGATTTCTGCCCTAGAGCAAAATGGAGCTTAGAGGATTTATATAGCTAGCCAAGTATATACGTCATTGTGCGAGGAGGCTACTCTGTAACACTTCGTCATTGCGAGAAGCCGCTTTGCGGTGATGCGGCAATCCAAAAAATGGTCAGGAATGGATTGCTTTGTCAGCTTACGCCTCCTCGCAATGACACCAGAATGTGGATTGCCACGCTCACATACGTTCGCTCGCAATGACGGGGTGTTACAGAGCAGCTCCTCACTGACATACATTTAAGGAGTTATAACAATATCAAAAGCCTATTCGGGTTGTTATATTAGAATTTCTTGGCAGAAATTAGTTGTGCTTACTATAAAATTTACTATAATAAATTATTTAGAAAGCTTTGTAACTAATCAGAATAAGTTTTAGATATCCTAGGTGTCATTGCGAGGAGGCATGACCCGACGAAGCAATCCAAACATTGATTAGAAATGGATTGCCACGACCACTACGTGGTCTCGCAATGACGAAGATGTTATCTAGAACATTAACGGGTTAGCTTTATCTTAAGGGCGGATATTACGTAGACGTAAGGAGGGTTATGTATAGAATTAACTTTATTATTATAATCTTATCTTTCATACTCACAGGATGTTTTCCAGCAATTTTTACTGCAACAACTAGTTCTACTATCGCAGC
This genomic interval from Candidatus Tisiphia endosymbiont of Dioctria linearis contains the following:
- the tsaD gene encoding tRNA (adenosine(37)-N6)-threonylcarbamoyltransferase complex transferase subunit TsaD, which encodes MIKILGIESSCDDTGVAIVTSDKEILSNIVISQHQEHKAFQGVVPEIAARSHLQNLEKAVRYVLDETHLELSNIDGIAATSGPGLIGGVIVGSMFGRTVASVLKKPFIAVNHLEGHLLTARLTNKAEYPYLLLLVSGGHCQFVAVQALGKYKILGQTIDDSVGECFDKVAKMLNLPFPGGVEIERRAKFGNPFKYILPKPIIHQAGCDMSFSGLKTAVRILISKLQPIGGQEINDIAACFQYVVGEILSIKMLNSFKMYEEFIGKSALLQNTCVLAGGVAANTYLKIILKHQAEKQGYVLLVPPAHLCTDNAAMIAYAGLERLQNNLTNSLDFCPRAKWSLEDLYS
- the gatB gene encoding Asp-tRNA(Asn)/Glu-tRNA(Gln) amidotransferase subunit GatB; this translates as MAYIIGNTGKWQYVIGVEIHAQISSKSKLFSGSSNEFAAPPNSQVSLIDAAMPGMLPMLNEYCVHQAIKTGLGLNAKINLNSRFDRKNYFYPDLPQGYQISQFYHPIVQEGYLDIVTEQKTTKRIRINRLHLEQDAGKSIHDQSAHYSFIDLNRSGVGLMEIVTEPDLDSPEDAAAFVRKLRTLLRYIGSCDGDMEKGSLRCDANISVRLPGAPLGTRCEIKNINSIRNIMRAIEFEANRQVNLIEDGQTIIQETRLFDGDTGETRTMRLKEEAHDYRYFPDPDLLPIVISEELIEQLAQELPELPDAKIQRYMTEYSLNAYDAEVLVIDEQVAGYFEAAVSLCNPKILANWIISELFGQLNKNSISLSDCKITPKMLAQMVKLIEDGVISGKIAKVVFETMFETGQEPEKIIEEKDLVQVSDSGILTAIIDRILLENPDSVDSYRSGKDKLFGFFIGQVMKKTEGKANPNLVNDLLKEKLQ